A segment of the Aureliella helgolandensis genome:
TGCATTGGGCGGTGTTCCATAACCATCCCGAGGCGATCCAACTCTTGCTGGCAACCTCGGCCGATGTCAATGCAGAAACACACTATCAAGTCACTCCGCTAAGCCTCGCATGTGAGTTTGGTTATCCGCGTTGCGCAGAGCTTTTGGTCCAAGCAGGTGCCGACGTGGAACGCGCACGGCTCGGTGAAGTAACTCCCCTGATGCTGGCAGCCAGAAATGGGAATGCCGAGATCCTAGCGTCCTTGCTCCTAGCCGGAGCGAAGGTCGATGCGCGAGAAGTTGATGGACAGACGGCACTGATGTGGGCAGCAGAACGTGGCAATGTAGACGCAGTCGATGCGCTGCTCCATGCAGACGCGGATTTCGACTATCGACTACGCGGCTCCGGATACTCTGCATTTATGTTTGCAGCGCGCAACGGGCACGCCGATGCAACCCTGCGTTTTCTCGACGCCGGGATGGGCGTCAATGCGATGGTCAATCCCAACCGCAAGGGGGGGCGTAATCCGCGACGCGGAATGTCGGCATTGATGCTAGCGATTGAAAGCGGACACCTCGAGCTCGCTTTGCAATTGGTCGCGCGAGGCGCAGACCCCAACGACCAACGCAGCGGATTTTCGCCACTCCATGCAATCACCTGGGTCCGCAAGACCGAGTTGGGAGACAATCCCGCGGGTGATCCACCGCCCCGAATCACCGGCGCCGTCGACAGCCTTAGCTTTGTGCGAAAGATGGTAGCAGCTGGCGCAGAGGTTAATCTCCAACTTTCACGCGGTGCAGCCGGCAAAGCAAAACTCAATCCCAAGGGTGCTACACCGTTTCTGTTGGCTGCCAAAACCGCAGATGTTCCGCTTCTAAACCTTCTGCTTGAGCTGGGCGCCGATCCAACCCTAACGAATGCCGATGGTACCACCGCTCTTATGGCAGCCGCAGGGGTCGGAGTCGTTTCTGTCGGAGAAGAACCAGGTACGCCTGAGGAAGTCAACTCGGTGATCCGCATGTTGGCCAAGCTGGGAATCGATCCTAACGTCGTGGATCGCAACCAAGAATCCGCCATGCACGGCGCCGCATACCGTAATTTTCCGAGTACGGTTGCAGTACTGACCGAGCTGGGCGCTTCGCCCACGCACTGGAATCACAAGAACAAGTACGGCTGGACGCCACACTTAATCGCCAGCGGCAAGCGTCCAGGAAGTGTCAAGCCATCACCGGAGACGATAGCCGCCCTCGATGTCGCCCTGCAGTCCCCGTAATAGTCTGCTCATCACACAAAGAACTCCCGCGCATCGCTTCGCCTAAACTTTAACGAACCGCACTCGGCTCCAGCTTGCTCGTAGGACTCGCAACCGCGTCCACGACAAGAGACTCGCGGCGGAAGGTGAAGGGCAGTTCTGGTTCTGGTTCTGGTTCTGGTTCTGGTTCTGGTTCTGGTTCTGGTTCTGGTTCTGGTTCTGGTTCTGGTTCTGGTTCGTAGGAGCACGAGCACGAGTTGGAGTTGGAGTTGGAGTAAAACTTCGGGTACCGGCTGACGCTGGAGTAGCGACGCGAATCCTCTGACACGTCCTTTATCGCCTCTGTCAAACATCGATTCAGTTGTCGAGCAGGTCCTGTGCGGTGCCCCGGTCGTAGATCGCGGCGATCTCCGATGCCGAGAGGACGCGGTTCCAGATTGCGACTTCATCGATCAAGCCGTCGAAATTTCGCCCCTCTCCGGCGCGGTGGCCACCGATGACCAAACCACCCAATTCTGCGATTGGCCCGGTAATGGGCAAGGCATAGACATTGCCCAGCTCTCCGTTGATGTACAGCTGCAAGTGCTCTGAATCAAACGTAACGGCAACATGCGTCCAATCGGAGAATAGAGAGCGTTCCAGCAAACAGTCGAATCCCCCCTGAGGCTTACTGCTCGGAGAACGCTGCGAACCGGCTGGCTGAGGGACAAGCGTCTCGGTATACAGCTGTAGGTTAATCTTGTCGGCATCGGTACATGCCCTAAGTCCAACAGAGATTGCATACCCGCTGTTAGATGCTTTCGGCAAATTGCAGTGATTCGTGACATTGCTTTCCAGAATGAAGCAGCGGTCCTGGCTGCCATGATCGGGGAGTGAGGCTGGCCGAATCCAGCTCGAAACCGTATAGCTTGGGGCGTTGTCATCGAGCATCGAACGTGACACGCTCAGATGCTGCCCTAGCGAACGAGACAGGTGTAACGCACCACCACGCACTCCCTCATTGCTGTTCACCGTGGCACCGCCAATCAGTTCCCCGTCAAGGCGGCTGCCTAGCTTGGAACGATTCTTGGTATCGCCATCAAAACTCCAGTAGGCACGCAAGTCCTGGAGAATGCCCGTGTCAGGTGTGGCTGTGAGCTGGTCGTAGGTTATCGTCTTGGTGAAATTTTCTTGCCCATCTTTGTCCAGATACTTCACGGTTAGAACCGGGACGGCGCGCGTGGTATCAGCGGTCATGGTCAGGAACTGGTTTGGCTTGACGCGCGACCATTCGAGATCTTGATGGTAGACATTGAGCGTAGGAATGACGCTGGTATGGCCTGGCGAGATGATGAAGTCGTGCAAATCATAGCCAACACGCTGAGGATGTACCAAATAACGCGAGACATGAATATCGCCACCGACCAATACGACACCGGAGATTCCCTCGTGCTTGATAAAATCCAGCAACGCATCACGCTCCGCGTAGTATGTGTGCATGTCATCGGTTTCGCTATTCTTTTTGTCTTGCCAAATTTGTCCCTGCAGCAGAACTTTGAAAGGAGCTTCACTCCGCCGGAGGCTATTCAACAACCACTGCCACTGCTCTTTGCCAAAACAGGTAGATTGGTTCGGATCAGCGGGGGAGGGTTCCGTTTGAGAAAACCACCGTGCATCGAGTAAGAACACTTCCAGCGCGCCCCCATCAGCCTTCTGGTAGATGCCTTCGTCTCCGTGACCGTACTGCGCTTGCGCGCGGTATTCGACAAACGCGCGCCGCGTGTTTTCTTTCAATCCGGCCGCACTCTTCCCGTTGCCGTTGTTCTTACCAAAGTCGTGGTCGTCCCAGGTACCGACAAGCGGTACGCTCTTGCATAGCGTCGCCAGCTCGGGACGCTGGAGCAGATGTCGATGCTTGTTTCTGAGATCGGCAAGATTGCCAGTGTCGGCGTACGGGGTGTCACCGCCAAAGCACAAGAGGTCAAGATTGTGCTTGGACATCTCCTGCCAAACCGGATCGGTGGAGTCGTTGACACAAGACAGGAACGCGACCTTAAATACTTGCCCTCCACGTTCGGTAGGCACGGTTGTGAAATGGAAACTGGAATCACCACCGGCAACCAGACTGGCGCCGCCGGACTCCAGCTTCTCGACCTGGTATTGATACGTGGTATCTGGTGTGAGTCCCACCACGTGAAATTTTGCAACAAAATCATGCTCGGCTTTGCTTTGTACATCAACCGCTGAGACTTTTGCTCCCTGTTCATCCATGACGGTCAATCGCAGCTGGGACGGCTCGTTTCCCGGCCGGTACAACAGGTACGCTTCCGTAGTCTTTACCGTGCCGATATAGGGACCGACGGAGTCATCTGCGTGCAATCTCAGGCCGGGCAGAAGTAGGCAGGCGATCCAAAGCACCGAGAGTTGTTTCGTCATGGTAGGTGATTTCAAGAGGTTCGATTCAACTAGTATGAAAAAGACTGGGGCGGACGGATTCTCCCGTTTCTACAGCGTTCCCTGGCCGATGAGTAGCCCGGAAACGCAACGTTCGGAAAACCTTTCCTCCCCTCAGTTTACATCATCAACGCGTCGCCCTCGCTGGCCTTCGAAAAGAATGAATCTCAATTCAGTTTCTTAGTAACCATTGCCAACTGCCCCCCCAAACTCGCCGCGTATTGCCGCAGAAAACCTAGAGTGCCGCAACCATCATTTTGGGCAGCCCTTGACGCACAGCTGCTGGAGTTCCACCGCGTGAACCTTCAAATCCTCGCCATTTTTCTGGTAGGATAAGCTGCACCACCGCGAGCATCTTCCAACTTTTTCTTGTTTTCTTGTTTTCTTGGATCATCCAGCATGGACTTTAAAAAGGATATGGTTCGCCCGCTTGCGTCGCATCGCGCATTGCTTCTCTGCTGGGCATTCGTTTTGGCCGGGAGCATGGGATGCACACCCGCGACTTCTAGCCACCCGCCAACTGCTGAAGCTCTGCAAACCACTTCTGACATTGAGGAGCCAGCTCAGTACCCACGAACCATTCCCAACGATTTACTGCCCAATGCGATTCAAGTTCATGAGAAAGTTTTCTCCGGCGGACAACCCGCTGGCACAGCCGCTTTCCAGGAATTAGCCGACCTCGGTATCAAAACGATCATCTGTGTCGATGGCGCAAGGCCGGATCTTGAGTCGGCTCGGCAGTTTGGATTCAAATACGTTCATTTGCCACATGGCTACGATGGAATCCCGGCAAAGCGAATCGAAGAATTGGCCAAGGTCGTTCGCGATGCTGATGGACCGATCTACATTCACTGCCATCATGGTAAACATCGAAGTCCTGCGGCCGCCAGCGTCGCTTGCGTGTCCGCAGGGTTAATGCCTCGCGAACTTGCATTGCAGGTACTAACTCTAGCGGGAACAAGTCCCAGCTATCGAGGACTATTCCAAGCGGCTGAACGAGCGTTGCCGATTGCCCCCACAGTGCTCGATGCCCTACCATCGGAGTTTCCTGAAGCGGTCGCGATACCTCCCATGGCCGATGCGATGATTGAAATCGACCATCTGTACGAGCAACTGCACGCGGTCGCTGCAGCTCACTGGAGCAGTCCCTCGGATCATCCCGACCTGGAGCCGGCTCATGTCGCGTTGATGCTGCGCGAACAGTTCACCGAACTGCTTCGCACGGAAGAAACGCAAACGCAACCGGAGTCATTCCAAACGATGCTGAGAGAATCGGAAACGGCCACTCTGGAACTCGAAGAACTATTGAGGGAAGGGGCGGTGGCCAAGCCGTCTCCCGATTTACTCCAAGCCCTACAGTCAAAGACAGAAGCCATTGGGCGCAACTGTAAGGCATGCCATGAGGCATTCCGCGACATACCGTTGAGCGAGAAATAGGACACGTTGTTTTACCGCATCCCTCACGTAGGATGTTCGTTGCTCACAGTGTTCGTTGACTCGCGTTCTCGCAATGAGGCTGCGAGGGACCTTGCAATGCATCCATCGCCGCATCGCATCGCCACTTGCGGTACAGGCGATCGAGCAGAAGCGAGGTCTTTGAGGGATGCCTATGGACCGAGAAGAGTCGGCCCAAAGGACTCGCGAGTAGAGCCGGTAGAAGCACCAGTTCGGCGATGCCCCCCGCTACCAAAATGCACAGCATCAGCCAGCCGAAACGCTGCGTTGGCGTGAAGGTGCTGAACGCGAACACCGACAACCCAAGTCCGCTGATGAGTGTTGCTTGAAGCGTTGGCACTGCACAATGCCTATAGGTGGAGACAATCGCCTCTTGCCGATTCGAGCTGTGAGTGAGTTCCTCACGATAGCGTGCTAAGAAGTGAATGGTATCATCCACCGCTACACCGAGTGCTATACTGGCCGTCATCATCGAGCCGATATCAATTTCAATGCCCAGCCATCCCATTCCGCCGAAAATCCACAACACGGGCACGGCATTGGGCAGCATGGCCACGGCGCCCGCTAGAAAACTACGCGAAACCAGCATCATGATAGGAGTAATGGTCAAGAACGACCACCACGTACTCTCCACTAAGCTGTTGAGCAGTGCGCGCTGGGCTTGGTAAACAATCGGCACCACACCTGTGTAGATGGCGCTTAAATCTCCTAAGTCTTTCGCACCGGTGTCTGGTCGTTTGGGGGATCCACCGAAATCGACGTTGAACCGCGCATCGATGGTATCTGGCACGCCTGCTCTTACCAGCCCCACATCGGCATTGGTGAAGTCGCCAAACAAGACAACCGCGTCGAGCTTGCTCAACAGCTCGAGATCATTGAGCGGCTTGGTGCGCGGGTCTTCGGTAAGGAGTTGTACTTCACACCGGTATTCCTCCAGGAGGCTGATCAGGAGCATCTGGAACGTCTCGTGAGTCTGCTGTTGGGAGTACTCACCGCCGCAATGGCTCCAAAGCATAACTTGCTTTCCCACGGGAGAGTTGTCTGGAGCCAGTCGCGCAAGCTCTGAGAGAACTTCAGCCCGCATATGGTAAGCCTCCAATAATGGTTGCGTGATCCCCTGCAGCTCACGTACGAATTGCCCGTAATCAACATCGCGGAATGCCGCGACACGGAGGCTGATTCGCCACAGTTCGCTACCATCCTGCGCATCAATTTTAAGGAATCCGGCCTCTGCCAACTCGCCTCGACTCCTCCGCAGTCGGGCATTCAGCGCCTTGCGCTGGATAAAACCGAAATTGCCAGTGTTGGCGGCGGGTAGACTCGGTGCAAACGAGGCGGCCGAGAGCGAGGGACCTACCAAGTCCTGCCCCCCTGGGCCAAATTTTTGCTCGATCAGATGTTGCAGGCGAGTCACCGTCTCCAATCGTTGCACGAAGCTCAACGCACTCCAGTCGTATTCATCTCCAGCCTGTTGCTCATTTTCGAGTTGTAGGTTGGTTGGAAATCGCACTACGATTTCCAGTGGCACTAGTTTGCCAAGGTTCGCTTCCAGCCACCGATAGTCTTGCAAGATCTTCGCGCGCGAATCAAAAAGTTTCAGCAGGTCGATATTGGAATCGGTATACCGCAAGCCAAAGCCAACCCCCAGGGTGACCAAGATGCCCAACGCGGCAACGCTGCGGTAATGTCCCACGATAAACCTTGCCACCACCTCCCATATACGCTCCGAGTAGGACGCGGTCTTGTTCTCCGCGCCGGTGCCCAAAGCTAAATGCTCAGGGCGTAGAAGCCAATACCGTCCTATTCTGGAAAGCTGTAGTGCGGCAGGCAGGAAAAAATAGACGATCAGCACCAGGCTCATGACACCGGCTGCTGAATAGATGCCGAACTTACGAATGGGAACCAATTCGCTGACCGATAGCGACAGCAAGCCAACTGCCGTAGTCACCGAGCAGAGCAAAGCCGGCTTCCAAGCGTGCTGGACCGCTCGTTCGGCCGCCGCATAGAGACCTTGAGTTTGAACCGCCTCTCGATAGTAGTTGACCAGATGCACTGCACCTGAGATCGCTAGCACATACACAAGCGAGGGCATGGACATCAGAATCGCGTCGAAATTCTGGCCGGTCCACCCCACGATTGCTAGGGAAGTAGCCGTACTCATGACTCCACAGAAAAAAACAATCAGGGTCAATGGAATGCTACGTAGCGACCACCATGCCAATCCGAGCCCCAGCAGTCCCGACAGACCAGCCAGTCGGATGAGCGTACGCTCCCCCTCTTCATCAATGGCATGGTTGTCGACAGGCGGGCCTCCCAGATGGACATCAACCTTGGCGATTCCCGCTTGAGCGATCAACCGACGCAGCAGGCCTGGCGGTACATTCTCGCGAAAAATCCGTTTCTGTCCCGTCCCAAGGACTTGCTTCAATTCAGCAACAGCCGCGTCATGCAGTGTCACGATCAAGCAAGTTTGGCTCCCGTCAGGCCCAATCATGGATCCCTGAAGTCGATGGTTGGCAACTTGCACAGATAGATTCAGCGGTGGGTTGGTCAGTCGATCGAGAATGCGTCTGCCGGTCACGACCGACTTAAAATAGCGCTTTCGCGCTTCTTGATCGGCAGCCGACAATTCCGCCTCCCCCCCCGTAGCTCTCCTCTCCCCTGCCATATTTTGAGAATCGGAGGGCACGAGCAGTTCTGCTAAAATTTCCAGTCGTGGATCATCGGGGGTGGCTGCATCCAGGTCGCCCAGGCGACAGCCCTCCCAGCTGACAATAACGAACTGGTCCGACGCGAAGTGCTGGCGAAACCAAGCTAAATTCTGAGTTTCTTCGAAAGACTTCGGAAGCCAATCCTCCACTCGATTCACGTTGCTCTGCACCGCTTTACCGGCTGAGTACATGACCCAGGGTAGAAAGACGAGTGTCGCAACGACAATCGCCAGACTCCACCTCTGGTAAAAAGTTTGCGGCAACTTTGCTTGAGTTTGCTTGAGCTTCATGATCCGAGTGCACTCCGCGCCAAAGTCCAACTTGTCGAAACTAAAACCACGACATGTTCTGTACGAGTCACTCAGTGCGGTCGAGATCCCAGACGAAGCGACCGACCGGTTCATCCGGCGCGATTGGCCCCTGCTTAGGCGCGATCCGGTTTAAGTACCAGTCAAGCCGGCGAAACCAGCTCATGCTGGAGGACCACTGCCGGGCTTGTTGGCGCATCATCATTGCCGAAGGATCCGATTCAGTACCATCAATTTGTGAGAGCGTTTCGAGTCCACCTGCCGCCTCTCCCCCAAAGAATAGCGCCAATGCAAAATTGAGTTTAATATGCTTGGCGACTTCATCGTGCACACGAAACGTGCTGGCGTTCAACGCAATGAGTCGGAGTGGACCGATCGCTTTGGAAAACTCGCGCATCCGCAGCAGACAAACGCCCCGGCAATTCATCGATTCATGATCTGAGGTCGACTTCGATAATCGTTCGAGTGCCAGTTTGTATTCGCCTCGATCCGTTAGTTGTTTGATACTTCGCAGTTTGGGGTCCCAGGGGAAGGGCACTCCGGTGTCAGCGGCATGAACTGTTGCTTTCGTTGGAAAGGAACTGGTGGCTTCTACAGTCGTTGGGTGTTTTAGCATTTTCGATACGCTTGTGCATGTTATCAATAATTGAAGCAAACCTGGAGTGAGTCGGTACCGCGCAGCGTGAGACATGGACGCGATTCGACGTCGAAAGTGAAAGTCTCAAATGGAAGAAGGTTCAGCGCACGAAGAAATCCAGCGTCGGATTCCTACCAGGCTCAACTCGGGCTTGGGGCGTGCAGAGCGCAACGCCAAGAAAGCATCACAGCCGAAGCGCGACTCCGAGTGACAGCAGCGAAACCGGTGGCGGCAAATGCCGTTCAGCCGGTAAGACGCGTCCTTGGCAGAACGCTGACTGGATGACAAGGACACTCGGAGAAAAAGCCAAGGCCCTACCTTGCCAATGCTCCCGCGCCAGGAGATGGGTGCTCGGTTGTACCGCAGTATCCGAAAACTCAACGACTGGGGTCACGAATGCCGTCAGATGAGTTGCGCACGCTGGGTCCTCGAGCGATTGCGAGTGCACGGAGCTACCTAGCAAGCTGAGCACAAGGCACCAGACAGCCAGCAAACGCGCGAGAAATCTGAAACGGCAACCGATCAGAAACATGGAGATCTGACTTTAGCAAACCAAAGAAGAACAAACGCAGCACATCGATCACAACCGTCTGGTCCCACAATGCGTTTCCTTCCGTTCACAACGGCGATTAAAACGAAATGCCGGGTGGGTAGCTCTGACGGTTTGAGGGAGGCACACCTCCGCTAGCAAATTCTGACACGCTCCAGAATTTTAACAATACCGAGTCACTTCAATCCTGACAAGATTTGCTCCTATTCTTTCGGCTCTACAAGCTACGAAACTTGCGTCACGAAACGATCGAACTCCATTTCCCCCAGGTCATCGCGTCAATGCTGTCTTCAAGGCGTGGCCATCCGCCAATGGATAATCCACCGCTAACAGGTGCGCAATCGTGGGAGCAACGTCAATATTTTCAATGGTCTCGAGCTTGGTTCCAGGGCGGACATTGGCTCCGGAAAGAATGCACATGGCCTTCATCTTGGGCAAGGTGGAAAGGAAGCCGTGAGTTCCCAGAGACGTCTTGGCTTCTGTGTTAGACGCAATAAAGGTGTCTCCATCGGCAGAAGCCGAAACGGCGTAACCATCCTTGGCTACCAGAATGGCGTCGGGAGATTGAGGATACTCCCGGGGATGTTGCAAGCCAACTTCGGCATATCGTTGAGGCAGAATCACTTCAGCCACACCCTCCATGCCCTCAAATCTGTCCTTGAAAGCCTCTGCGTCACGCTGAGCCTCACCTGGATGCGTACAGTAGAC
Coding sequences within it:
- a CDS encoding ankyrin repeat domain-containing protein, translating into MNRNRTVICLCGYLLVWCSIRPASAPAFQQESGSSVSPATLPDLAEHQRWTDVASQLAQGEPPTATQPDGTTALHWAVFHNHPEAIQLLLATSADVNAETHYQVTPLSLACEFGYPRCAELLVQAGADVERARLGEVTPLMLAARNGNAEILASLLLAGAKVDAREVDGQTALMWAAERGNVDAVDALLHADADFDYRLRGSGYSAFMFAARNGHADATLRFLDAGMGVNAMVNPNRKGGRNPRRGMSALMLAIESGHLELALQLVARGADPNDQRSGFSPLHAITWVRKTELGDNPAGDPPPRITGAVDSLSFVRKMVAAGAEVNLQLSRGAAGKAKLNPKGATPFLLAAKTADVPLLNLLLELGADPTLTNADGTTALMAAAGVGVVSVGEEPGTPEEVNSVIRMLAKLGIDPNVVDRNQESAMHGAAYRNFPSTVAVLTELGASPTHWNHKNKYGWTPHLIASGKRPGSVKPSPETIAALDVALQSP
- a CDS encoding alkaline phosphatase D family protein — its product is MTKQLSVLWIACLLLPGLRLHADDSVGPYIGTVKTTEAYLLYRPGNEPSQLRLTVMDEQGAKVSAVDVQSKAEHDFVAKFHVVGLTPDTTYQYQVEKLESGGASLVAGGDSSFHFTTVPTERGGQVFKVAFLSCVNDSTDPVWQEMSKHNLDLLCFGGDTPYADTGNLADLRNKHRHLLQRPELATLCKSVPLVGTWDDHDFGKNNGNGKSAAGLKENTRRAFVEYRAQAQYGHGDEGIYQKADGGALEVFLLDARWFSQTEPSPADPNQSTCFGKEQWQWLLNSLRRSEAPFKVLLQGQIWQDKKNSETDDMHTYYAERDALLDFIKHEGISGVVLVGGDIHVSRYLVHPQRVGYDLHDFIISPGHTSVIPTLNVYHQDLEWSRVKPNQFLTMTADTTRAVPVLTVKYLDKDGQENFTKTITYDQLTATPDTGILQDLRAYWSFDGDTKNRSKLGSRLDGELIGGATVNSNEGVRGGALHLSRSLGQHLSVSRSMLDDNAPSYTVSSWIRPASLPDHGSQDRCFILESNVTNHCNLPKASNSGYAISVGLRACTDADKINLQLYTETLVPQPAGSQRSPSSKPQGGFDCLLERSLFSDWTHVAVTFDSEHLQLYINGELGNVYALPITGPIAELGGLVIGGHRAGEGRNFDGLIDEVAIWNRVLSASEIAAIYDRGTAQDLLDN
- a CDS encoding protein-tyrosine phosphatase family protein, producing MDFKKDMVRPLASHRALLLCWAFVLAGSMGCTPATSSHPPTAEALQTTSDIEEPAQYPRTIPNDLLPNAIQVHEKVFSGGQPAGTAAFQELADLGIKTIICVDGARPDLESARQFGFKYVHLPHGYDGIPAKRIEELAKVVRDADGPIYIHCHHGKHRSPAAASVACVSAGLMPRELALQVLTLAGTSPSYRGLFQAAERALPIAPTVLDALPSEFPEAVAIPPMADAMIEIDHLYEQLHAVAAAHWSSPSDHPDLEPAHVALMLREQFTELLRTEETQTQPESFQTMLRESETATLELEELLREGAVAKPSPDLLQALQSKTEAIGRNCKACHEAFRDIPLSEK
- a CDS encoding efflux RND transporter permease subunit — protein: MKLKQTQAKLPQTFYQRWSLAIVVATLVFLPWVMYSAGKAVQSNVNRVEDWLPKSFEETQNLAWFRQHFASDQFVIVSWEGCRLGDLDAATPDDPRLEILAELLVPSDSQNMAGERRATGGEAELSAADQEARKRYFKSVVTGRRILDRLTNPPLNLSVQVANHRLQGSMIGPDGSQTCLIVTLHDAAVAELKQVLGTGQKRIFRENVPPGLLRRLIAQAGIAKVDVHLGGPPVDNHAIDEEGERTLIRLAGLSGLLGLGLAWWSLRSIPLTLIVFFCGVMSTATSLAIVGWTGQNFDAILMSMPSLVYVLAISGAVHLVNYYREAVQTQGLYAAAERAVQHAWKPALLCSVTTAVGLLSLSVSELVPIRKFGIYSAAGVMSLVLIVYFFLPAALQLSRIGRYWLLRPEHLALGTGAENKTASYSERIWEVVARFIVGHYRSVAALGILVTLGVGFGLRYTDSNIDLLKLFDSRAKILQDYRWLEANLGKLVPLEIVVRFPTNLQLENEQQAGDEYDWSALSFVQRLETVTRLQHLIEQKFGPGGQDLVGPSLSAASFAPSLPAANTGNFGFIQRKALNARLRRSRGELAEAGFLKIDAQDGSELWRISLRVAAFRDVDYGQFVRELQGITQPLLEAYHMRAEVLSELARLAPDNSPVGKQVMLWSHCGGEYSQQQTHETFQMLLISLLEEYRCEVQLLTEDPRTKPLNDLELLSKLDAVVLFGDFTNADVGLVRAGVPDTIDARFNVDFGGSPKRPDTGAKDLGDLSAIYTGVVPIVYQAQRALLNSLVESTWWSFLTITPIMMLVSRSFLAGAVAMLPNAVPVLWIFGGMGWLGIEIDIGSMMTASIALGVAVDDTIHFLARYREELTHSSNRQEAIVSTYRHCAVPTLQATLISGLGLSVFAFSTFTPTQRFGWLMLCILVAGGIAELVLLPALLASPLGRLFSVHRHPSKTSLLLDRLYRKWRCDAAMDALQGPSQPHCENASQRTL